In Salvia miltiorrhiza cultivar Shanhuang (shh) chromosome 4, IMPLAD_Smil_shh, whole genome shotgun sequence, the DNA window ACTGGGACTGGTACAAAAAAGATTGGTTGCCCATTTATGTTGCAAGGAGTGAAATTAAAAAAGGACGATGATTGGGGTGTGAAAGTTATATGTGGATCTCATAATCATCCACCAGCAGAACAACTTGAGGGTCACTCATTTGCGGGAAGATTAAGTAAAGAAGAAGAGACTATGTTGATTGACATGACGAAGAATATGATACGGCCAAGAAACATACTTCTAGccataaaggaaaaaaataaagaaaatgtgtCTACAATGAGGACGATATACAATGCTCGTCATAGAcataaaattgttgaaaaaacAGGCAGATCACAAATGCAACAACTTATGAAAAAGTTGTATGAGTGCAAATATGTGGAATGGCACAGGAGTAATTATTTGACTGACTGTATTAGAGACTTGTTTTGGGCACATCCTTCATCCGTGGATATATTGCATGCATTTCCATCGGTGTTGATTATGGATTGTACTTATAAAACTAATAGATACGGTCTCCCATTGCTAGAGATAGTTGGTGTGACGTGTACAGATCTCACTTTTACCATAGCATTTGTCTACATGGAGGCAGAGCGTGAAGAGAACTATACATGGGCTATGGAGAAGTTGAAAGGTCTAATGCCATCAAATATATTGCCTAAGGTAATTCTAACTGACAGAGATTTGGCGTTGATGAATCCTATTAAAAGAGTGTTTCCAGAAGCAACAAATCTTTTATGTAGATGGCATATCATGAAAAATGTGCTTGCTCATTCAAGGAAAATATTTCGACGCAAAAAAAAGTATGAGGCTTTTATGTTAGCTTGGGGTGTACTCGTGCTTTCGTCATCTGAAAATGACTATGCTCAAAATTTGGAGTCTCTTGATAATGATTATAAAGATTATCCGCgaattttgaaatatatcaAAGATACTTGGTTGATACCTTATAAAGAAAGATTTGTAGCAGCTTGGACAGACAGAGTTATGCACTTCGGAAATTTAACAACAAATAGGTatgttttgttttaatttaatgttaatatttattataagcTATGAATgaactatattatatatatttattattattttttttattttggtgtAGAGCTGAGAGCGCACATGCAACGTTGAAAAGATGGTTGGGTTCATCTCAAGGTGATTTTGATAGTTCATGGAACACAATTAACTCCTTAATTGAGTTGCAACACACTCAAATCAGAGCTTCGTTTGAGCAAAGTTTGAATGTGGTTGAACATAATTTCAAGCCTACGTTATTTAGAGACTTACGGGGATTGATTTCTAGGAAGGCGCTAAATGAGATTCTTGATGAGTCAAAAAGAGCAAACAATGTAGGAGTTGACATTACATTATGCAAGTGCATTATCAAAAGTACACATGGATTGCCTTGTGCGCATGAGATTGCTGAGTGTCAGAGGAATCTTTGTCCCATTTCCATTTCAAAAATTCATCCTCATTGGTTGAAGTTGAACTTAGAAAAATCTCAGCCTAGTTGTGATTTATTTGAAGTGAGCATTGATGATGAAATGAAAACTATATGGTCACGTTTTCATGCGTCTGACGAAATAGGAAAGTTGACACTGAAGAGAAAGTTAAGAGATCTTGGCAATCCGGCCACAACATTTCTTACTCCACCATTGGAAAAATGTAAAACAAAAGGCCGTCCTTTGTTAAAAAAATTTGGTTCAACTCGTCGTGATCCCTCATACTTTGAAGTTGTTGAGGCTGAACTTAGTGAAAAACCGGTTACCATTAAAAAGCCAAAGAAACAAACTGTAAGAAGACCCAACCGTCATATGCGTTATTTGAATTCTTTTCCGTTCTATATACAACCACATATTCGTGGTATACTTGATGTCGAAGCAGATGGACATTGTGGTTTTCGTGCAATTGCTGGTCAGCTTGGTTTTGGGGAGGATTGTTGGTTAAAAGTTCGAGAAGACTTAGTTGAAGAGTTGTGTCATCATCGATCTTATTATACCAAGTTCTATGGATCAGGAGAACTTGTTGCTCAGTTGTTGAAAGCTTTATCTTATTTTACGATTCCAGCCCCATATGAAAATTGGATGTCTTTACCGGATATGGGTCATTTGGTTGCCACAAGATATAATGTggtattcatttctatttctaAACAACAAAGCTGCACATATCTTCCTTTACGGTCCagctcgccgccgccgccacaaTGTAAGATAATAGCGATTGGATTTGTGAATGGCAGTCATTTTGTACAGGTATTTTTCACGtctttttcttaaataaaatattctcaTATTTATTCTATTAATTACGattgttttaatatttttgtaggTTTTGTTGGATAATGTTGCACCGATACCTCCTATTGTGCCTAATTGGAGATACTGTCGGCTTGAATCTGCAGCAGGGTGGGATATCCCTTTTTTAGATCGCATCAATGAATTTAAAGCACTGTTACCAATAGAGtcaaattctggttgtgaaaaGATCATCAACTTAGATGATCCataatatgtttatatttttgttggatgaattgttTTAATACTCTTTAtggttaattaaattatatatctattGTTTCAATACTCTTTATGGTTAATGAATTATAACTACACGATTTGTAGTTATATAACATATGATTTTGTGAATTCACTAAATGATATTCTACATATATAAGGTTTGTAGTTATAACAGGTTGACCATCAAGCAATGTTCTAAAGAGTATATTGTCAAATGCAAAGCTAATTCAGATTTTTAGCCATAAACTGTGCACATAAGAGAATGAACTTTTTGCATTGTTTTTGGTTCTCGAAAACTGTTGAAGAAGCAGGGCTTCTTTGGATCTGCTCAGCTGGACCTTCCCCACAATATGAGATTCCATAGTATCTTTGGTTTCTTTCGACCTGCTCAGCTGAACCATGCCCACAATATGAGATTTGATAGCATCTTCAGTCGCATAAGTTGCATCTGCGATACGCAACTCCAGTGAATCAGCTTCATCTCCATATAGGGGATTTATAACCTTCAAGAAATTCCTGCAAGAACATAACAGTTTCTATGAGAGATTAAACTTTCTATTTGTTTAGAGAAATTGGATGGGAAGGATGATGCTCGATATCATCGATGATATGCATAAGATAAACTAAGGTTATACCAAGATAATCATAAGTGTTATAGACCTATACAGAATAAAAACTCATAACTGAATCTAAATATGTGGACTAGTGAATATGACCTATAACAATCAATGCATGTGAATACTATCATATTTTCCAACCGTATTTGCTTCGATCTTAATTTCCTTCACATCCAGATCTGAAAATGTAACAGAGAGAAACATAGACCTTATAGAAGCAAGTTTGACCATTTGGCTGAATAgagatttttttgaaaatcaaaattatttaaGGTATCTCAGATCAGAGAGCTGTTATATTACTTTTCACCTCCATAAACTCTAAAACATACATAATTAATACAAAACATGCTCCTAAACATCTTCAAGAAACATACTGCATAAGAGTAGGCGAGACTGATCTTATACAATCTACTAGTTTCTTAAAGATAAAAAATCCCTTAACTGAAACTAGTTCAAATATCAAGACCTTAAATTCAAAGTATTTTAAAATCAATGTATATAGGGCTCCCATTattcaaagttcaaattatAATAACGCAAAGTCTACATATTTACAATTAACTGCACAAACTAAAATGTATATAATTTGATATTCTGTTGCTTATTCTAAACAAGTTTCCAATAGTAAAAGTTCCTAAAGACATTATAGAAGTCAAGCACAAAAGATTGAGATGGAGAAAGAACTTGATTCACCAAAACACATATTCAGTGGATTAAAAACAAGATGAAAAACATCTTGCACGAATTTGACACCGATGAAATGACAACTTCTCATACTTCACTATCCCATGATGGTAAAGTTCACTACTAACGTGCATATCAAATCATCTCATGTAACGACATCGCTTATTGACTTGAGTTCAAATAACAACAACAAACTTATTGCCTCGACTCCTTAACAATGGTAACTAACGGAAGCACTGAATAGTGAGAAAGATCATCAACAGATATACCAATTCAATAAAATGAAGATCATTAAAAGTGGAAAAGATTTACTAAATcaatacaaatatttatttacttttgcaGAACTCAATTAGACAAACCTCATGATTGCAATCCACAAGATGCTGCTCGCTGAGGCTCAAGAGCTCCCCTGTTGCCAGATAGTGTGCTCCTTCCAGCGCACCAATCGTACTAAACGACCCACGCTGATTTTCATATTAGCTGTCATTTTCAAGGCAATAGGTTGGGGAGCCGAACACGGTCCCTCAGTCGCAATCTTATGTACAAGCTATAAAGCTGTAGCTGGGCATCATTCGACACCTTCATCGTCGCCCTGTCGGCATGGCCGCAACAAACGCAGTGGCGGCACTGAAGATCTCATCCAATTCGGTGCTCTCAACACCCTCccaatcatcatcactatcACTATGATCACTCATCACCACGCTTTCATTCCCCGATACCGCACCTCCGCGGATCAACGGCTCATTCTCATCCGAATTCCGAGCCGAAGAATCAGCTGCTCTCACTTCAACTTCAGGTTCGGGGGAATCAGCGCGCGTGATCCTCAGATTCTCGTCGCGGAAGGCGAATATAACCCAGAATAGCTTCGCTAGCAAGTACGAGAAGATTACTCCCAACAAGAATAGCTTCGCTAGCAGATACGAGAAGATGACTCCCTACAACACCGATTGAAGGAAGTGGTGCCACTCCGCCGCCATCAATTCCCGATCAACCGCCCAAATGAagagaaaattataaaattaaagcaGTGACAAATTGACTATGGATGAATATTATAGCTTTCGTGAATGGAGGATTTGCGAGAAAAGGATAAACCCTAGAAACAAGGGAAGTGGAATTTCTGAGATTTGTGCTCTATTTCCACAACTAAAACTGCGCGATAACCTCTCCAAGACCCGAGAAACACAGAGCATACCTCATTCGAGAAGCTGCTGGTGCTGGGAAATCGAATGCTTCTCGACTCCGGCAGTTATAATTGGGATGGATACTATTGGGGATTTTCAGAATTTCAACATGGTAGAAATTTGATCTGCATAACATGATGAAAAAACAgtaccgaaaaaaaaaatccagatctgttagagaaagagaaagagaaagagagaaaagagatcTCGTGGCCTaacggaagaagaagaagagattaATCTCTGTTGGGTGAAATGAAGACCAATGGATGGTAGTTGGTACtctggaaaaaagaaaaagcatTCATGTTCGTTGATATTCTTAAATGAGTTGGAGGCTATATGAATGAATTATTTACTTAGAATTTGAGTTGGGTTATATAAATAATGATTATACgtgttatatttttaaattaacttttatttataatttatcataaatttaaaataaaagctataagggtataatagtaaatttataattaattttattattttttttaatagaaggctatagtgagaaaattgggggctgTGTTTAAAATCACCCTAATTGAAAACAGTCCACTCTTCCACTCATTTTCAAAATAGGCCCATCCCAAAcccttctctcatttttcttcaCTCAAGCTGCCACAAACCGCTCACTGCTCTCTGTCGTCTCCAACTCGCACTGTTTATGAGTAATATTGTTGTTGAAATCACATCTagaattttgaaattgttgTTGAAATCGCGTTTAGTTAAAATTTTGGAGAAAAAAACTGTCAAAATTTGTTATATAGATTTCAAAACCCTCATTT includes these proteins:
- the LOC131021097 gene encoding PKS-NRPS hybrid synthetase cheA-like, encoding MSEIEGMSRTGTGTKKIGCPFMLQGVKLKKDDDWGVKVICGSHNHPPAEQLEGHSFAGRLSKEEETMLIDMTKNMIRPRNILLAIKEKNKENVSTMRTIYNARHRHKIVEKTGRSQMQQLMKKLYECKYVEWHRSNYLTDCIRDLFWAHPSSVDILHAFPSVLIMDCTYKTNRYGLPLLEIVGVTCTDLTFTIAFVYMEAEREENYTWAMEKLKGLMPSNILPKVILTDRDLALMNPIKRVFPEATNLLCRWHIMKNVLAHSRKIFRRKKKYEAFMLAWGVLVLSSSENDYAQNLESLDNDYKDYPRILKYIKDTWLIPYKERFVAAWTDRVMHFGNLTTNRAESAHATLKRWLGSSQGDFDSSWNTINSLIELQHTQIRASFEQSLNVVEHNFKPTLFRDLRGLISRKALNEILDESKRANNVGVDITLCKCIIKSTHGLPCAHEIAECQRNLCPISISKIHPHWLKLNLEKSQPSCDLFEVSIDDEMKTIWSRFHASDEIGKLTLKRKLRDLGNPATTFLTPPLEKCKTKGRPLLKKFGSTRRDPSYFEVVEAELSEKPVTIKKPKKQTVRRPNRHMRYLNSFPFYIQPHIRGILDVEADGHCGFRAIAGQLGFGEDCWLKVREDLVEELCHHRSYYTKFYGSGELVAQLLKALSYFTIPAPYENWMSLPDMGHLVATRYNVVFISISKQQSCTYLPLRSSSPPPPQCKIIAIGFVNGSHFVQVLLDNVAPIPPIVPNWRYCRLESAAGWDIPFLDRINEFKALLPIESNSGCEKIINLDDP